A window of Solanum stenotomum isolate F172 chromosome 3, ASM1918654v1, whole genome shotgun sequence contains these coding sequences:
- the LOC125860950 gene encoding putative hydrolase C777.06c: MAVFLGIVRPPSHSLFSITRFTRQFSFTNNNSIFIARKSFSRFKPIVTASLHSSSANSQNGAEVSANQSELIFLGTGTSEGIPRVSCLTNPLKTCPVCSKAAEPGSRNRRLNTSILIRHSRPSGNRNFLIDVGKFFYHSAMQWFPTYGIRTIDAVIITHSHADAIGGMDDLRDWTNNVQPSIPIYVASRDFEVMKKTHYYLIDKSDIIPGAAVSELQFNIIKEDPFIVHDLKVIPLPVWHGSGYRSLGFRFGNTCYISDVSDIPEETYPLLQDCELLIMDALRPDRSSATHFGLPRALEEVRKIKPRRTLFTGMMHLMDHEVVTERLLKLRETEGIDVQLSYDGLRVPVSL; encoded by the exons ATGGCGGTGTTTCTCGGAATTGTTCGTCCTCCTTCCCATTCACTCTTCTCTATCACTCGTTTCACTCGCCAATTTTCTTTCACCAATAACAATTCAATCTTCATAGCTAGAAAAAGTTTTTCTCGATTCAAACCAATCGTCACAGCTTCTCTTCATTCTA GTTCTGCAAATTCTCAGAATGGAGCTGAGGTATCTGCAAATCAATCTGAGCTAATATTTTTGGGAACAGGAACAAGTGAAGGAATTCCACGAGTGAGCTGTCTCACTAACCCCTTGAAGACGTGCCCT GTGTGCTCAAAAGCTGCCGAACCGGGTAGCAGAAATAGGAGACTGAACACCAGCATCCTTATTCGCCACTCCAGGCCCTCCGGCAATCGTAACTTTCTTATAGATGTTGGCAA GTTCTTCTACCATAGTGCTATGCAGTGGTTTCCCACTTATGG GATAAGAACAATTGATGCGGTCATTATTACTCATTCTCATGCTGATGCAATTGGAG GTATGGATGATCTTCGCGATTGGACTAACAATGTCCAGCCCTCTATTCCTATTTATGTGGCCAGTCGTGACTTTGAG GTGATGAAGAAAACTCACTATTATTTGATAGACAAAAGTGATATCATCCCGGGAGCTGCAGTCTCAGAGTTGCAATTTAACATCATAAAGGAAGATCCATTCATTGTGCATGATCTTAAG GTAATTCCTTTACCTGTGTGGCATGGTTCTGGTTATCGTTCTTTGGGCTTTCGATTTGGGAATACATGTTATATCAG CGATGTAAGTGATATACCAGAAGAAACTTACCCACTTCTACAGGACTGTGAACTCCTTATCATG GATGCTTTGAGACCAGATAGATCTTCTGCAACACATTTTGGACTTCCAAGG GCTCTGGAGGAAGTGCGGAAAATCAAACCAAGAAGAACACTTTTCACTG GCATGATGCATCTCATGGATCATGAAGTAGTTACTGAAAGGCTACTGAAACTGAGGGAAACAGAAGGCATCGATGTGCAACTTAGCTATGATGGGCTTCGAGTACCCGTGAGCTTGTAA
- the LOC125860993 gene encoding protein indeterminate-domain 7-like, producing MMMKDLMNQQAQVPVVVMEENMSNLTSASGEASVSSSNRNDNNNNNIYPHHQYNFAPPNQQTQPAQQIKKKRNQPGNPDPEAEVIALSPKTLMATNRFVCEICNKGFQRDQNLQLHRRGHNLPWKLKQRTSKEIRKKVYVCPETSCVHHDPARALGDLTGIKKHFCRKHGEKKWKCEKCSKRYAVQSDWKAHSKTCGTKEYRCDCGTLFSRRDSFITHRAFCDALAEESARAITGNPILPSQAGSSTSQMNFQFQPFNHEIPVTFSLKKEQQTGFNLRPEIPPWLLVGGGGGPGPGPPQPHPIDLSSSIFQSSRFSDQDYTQNHHHQQGGFMNPNPSLSGPTSGATASPHISATALLQKAAQMGATMSNKASTVSAVSSGPAMLMRPHQIHVSATATAAVSVSNTTDFGLNLSSREDLTTGFFNSLASYGNKAANPSAGIAPVTIPLSTAPHPTPSLQDMMNSYSSANPTGFEGSNFDDPFSILNPKNENGGGNDDMTKDFLGLRPLSHSDIFNIAGLVNSTPNENQSQNHKTWQS from the exons atgatgatgaaggATTTAATGAATCAACAAGCTCAAGTACCTGTTGTTGTTATGGAGGAGAACATGTCAAATTTAACTTCTGCATCTGGTGAAGCAAGTGTATCTTCTTCGAATcgaaatgataataataataataatatttatcctCATCATCAGTATAACTTTGCTCCTCCAAATCAACAAACTCAACCTGCACAACAAATcaagaagaagagaaatcaaCCTGGGAATCCAG ACCCAGAAGCTGAAGTGATAGCTTTGTCACCAAAGACACTAATGGCAACCAATAGATTTGTTTGTGAAATCTGTAACAAAGGATTTCAAAGAGATCAGAATCTGCAGCTTCACAGAAGAGGACACAACTTACCATGGAAACTCAAGCAAAGAACAAgcaaagaaataagaaaaaaagtgtATGTTTGCCCAGAAACCAGCTGTGTTCATCATGACCCAGCAAGAGCTCTTGGAGATCTCACTGGAATCAAAAAACACTTTTGTAGAAAACATGGAGAGAAGAAGTGGAAATGTGAGAAATGTTCAAAGCGTTATGCAGTTCAATCTGACTGGAAAGCTCACTCCAAAACTTGTGGTACCAAAGAGTATAGATGTGACTGTGGAACGCTTTTTTCAAG GAGGGATAGTTTCATAACTCACAGAGCATTTTGCGATGCATTAGCGGAAGAAAGTGCAAGAGCGATAACAGGAAATCCAATTCTCCCATCTCAAGCTGGTTCTTCGACATCTCAAATGAATTTTCAGTTTCAACCATTTAACCATGAAATTCCAGTTACATTTTCCTTGAAGAAAGAGCAACAAACTGGTTTCAATTTGAGGCCTGAGATTCCTCCATGGCTATTGGTTGGAGGTGGTGGTGGTCCTGGACCTGGTCCTCCACAACCACACCCTATTGACCTAAGTTCATCGATCTTTCAATCATCTAGGTTCAGTGATCAGGACTACACGCAGaaccaccaccaccaacaaGGCGGCTTTATGAACCCTAACCCTAGTCTATCCGGACCTACATCTGGAGCAACGGCCTCTCCACATATTTCTGCAACTGCGTTGTTGCAGAAGGCAGCTCAGATGGGTGCGACCATGAGTAACAAAGCGAGTACTGTTTCTGCAGTTTCATCAGGCCCAGCCATGCTGATGAGACCCCACCAAATTCACGTGTCTGCTACTGCTACTGCTGCTGTGTCTGTTAGCAACACAACAGATTTTGGACTCAATTTGTCTTCACGTGAAGACCTCACCACTGGTTTTTTCAATAGCTTGGCTTCATATGGGAATAAAGCTGCTAATCCCTCTGCTGGTATTGCTCCTGTTACAATCCCATTATCAACTGCACCTCATCCCACTCCTTCTCTTCAGGATATGATGAATTCGTACTCATCCGCTAATCCTACAGGATTTGAAGGATCGAATTTCGACGATCCATTTAGCATTTTGAATCCGAAAAACGAAAATGGCGGTGGTAACGATGATATGACCAAAGATTTCTTAGGCTTAAGACCTCTTTCTCATAGCGACATTTTCAACATAGCAGGTCTAGTTAATAGCACTCCGAACGAAAATCAATCGCAAAATCACAAAACATGGCAAAGTTAA